One Pandoraea oxalativorans genomic window carries:
- a CDS encoding IS256 family transposase, translating into MKKITKETNGSKAQTKSALDELIQQGARQIIEQAVEAELASMLEQYSNVRSIDGRRAVVRNGYLPEREVVTAIGPVPVRVPKVRDRSGSGIRFNSAVVPPYVRKSARVSAALPWLYLRGISTGDMSEAMGIMLGGQVSGLSPNVVSRLKAQWADEHAQWNQRELSLARWVYWWADGIHTGVRSDDSDGQCLLVIIGVKPDGTKERVAISDGYRESKASWAELLLDLKKRGLQSGPLLACGDGAMGFWAAMEEVFPQTEHQRCWFHKMGNVLNALPKSQQARAKKAMQDIWMAATRAEALVAFDHFVDTHSAKYPKVVEKLTQDRDELLAFYDFPAEHWQHLRTTNPIESTFATVRHRTKRTRNCVSRATFLGLAFKLIESAEDSWRRIRAPEKIATMLDGMTFKDGEPVTDSTPAQQPLAA; encoded by the coding sequence ATGAAGAAGATTACGAAAGAAACGAACGGCAGTAAAGCACAAACGAAGAGCGCGCTCGATGAACTGATCCAGCAAGGCGCGCGGCAGATCATCGAGCAGGCAGTCGAAGCGGAACTGGCGAGCATGCTTGAACAGTACAGCAACGTGAGGTCGATCGACGGTCGGCGTGCCGTGGTGCGCAACGGCTACCTACCAGAGCGCGAAGTCGTCACGGCCATCGGTCCGGTGCCGGTTCGGGTACCGAAGGTGCGTGATCGCTCGGGTTCGGGCATCCGCTTCAATTCGGCGGTCGTGCCGCCGTACGTTCGCAAATCCGCACGCGTGTCGGCCGCACTACCGTGGCTGTACCTGCGAGGCATCTCGACGGGCGACATGAGCGAAGCCATGGGCATCATGCTGGGCGGCCAGGTCAGCGGCCTGTCGCCAAATGTGGTGAGTCGTCTGAAGGCGCAATGGGCCGATGAGCATGCTCAGTGGAATCAGCGTGAGTTGTCGTTGGCGCGCTGGGTGTACTGGTGGGCTGACGGCATTCACACCGGCGTGCGCAGCGACGATTCCGACGGCCAGTGCCTGTTGGTGATCATTGGTGTCAAACCGGACGGAACGAAAGAGCGTGTGGCGATCAGTGACGGGTATCGGGAATCGAAGGCGTCGTGGGCCGAACTGCTGCTCGATCTGAAAAAGCGCGGTCTGCAGTCAGGGCCGCTGCTGGCTTGCGGAGATGGTGCGATGGGATTCTGGGCAGCGATGGAAGAAGTGTTCCCGCAGACCGAGCATCAGCGCTGCTGGTTCCACAAGATGGGCAACGTGCTCAACGCGCTGCCGAAATCGCAGCAGGCCCGCGCCAAAAAGGCGATGCAGGACATTTGGATGGCCGCCACGCGTGCCGAAGCGCTGGTTGCCTTCGATCACTTCGTTGATACCCACTCGGCAAAGTATCCGAAGGTGGTCGAAAAGCTGACGCAAGATCGCGACGAGCTGCTGGCATTTTACGATTTCCCGGCCGAACACTGGCAGCATCTGCGCACGACGAATCCGATTGAATCGACCTTCGCGACGGTGCGTCACCGCACCAAGCGCACGCGCAACTGCGTCTCGCGCGCGACGTTCCTCGGCCTGGCATTCAAGCTGATCGAGTCGGCCGAAGACTCGTGGCGGCGCATCCGCGCCCCCGAAAAGATCGCGACGATGCTTGACGGGATGACGTTCAAGGATGGAGAGCCGGTGACCGACAGCACACCGGCTCAGCAGCCCCTGGCCGCCTAA